The Clostridium sporogenes genome contains a region encoding:
- the spoIIID gene encoding sporulation transcriptional regulator SpoIIID: MKDYIEERVLEVAHYIIDSKATIRKTAKVFGVSKSTIHKDMTERLPKINPQIAEEAKEILDYNKAERHIRGGKATKMKYKAIEG, encoded by the coding sequence TTGAAAGATTACATTGAAGAAAGAGTTCTTGAAGTGGCACACTATATTATAGATTCTAAAGCTACTATAAGAAAAACAGCCAAAGTTTTTGGAGTGAGTAAAAGTACAATACACAAAGATATGACGGAAAGGTTACCTAAAATAAACCCTCAAATCGCAGAAGAAGCAAAAGAAATATTAGATTATAATAAGGCGGAGCGACATATAAGAGGTGGAAAAGCTACAAAGATGAAATATAAAGCTATTGAAGGTTAA
- a CDS encoding rod shape-determining protein, giving the protein MFFSVGTDMGIDLGTATVLVYMKGKGVILNEPSVVAIDRNKNRVLAVGQEAREMIGRTPGNIVAIRPMRDGVISDYDITEKMLKYFIGKACGKKKISAPRVVICIPSEATEVEKRAVMDAARNAGAKKVFLIEEPLAAAIGADLDITKASGSMIIDIGGGTTDIAVISLGGIVVRSSIKVAGDKFDDAIIKYIRKKHKLMIGERTAEDLKIKIGSAFSKGQNTSMDIRGRDLVTGLPKNLNVTSDEMREALQDTVNSIAELTHSVLEKTPPELSADIADKGIIMTGGGALLTGLSDLIENVNKVPVHIAENPVSCVAEGTGKMLEYLDKMGISESGDGLNLV; this is encoded by the coding sequence ATGTTTTTTAGTGTAGGAACAGATATGGGAATTGATTTAGGGACAGCTACAGTACTTGTATATATGAAGGGAAAAGGTGTAATCTTAAATGAACCTTCAGTAGTGGCGATAGACAGAAACAAAAATAGGGTTCTAGCTGTTGGACAAGAAGCTAGAGAGATGATTGGTAGAACCCCAGGTAATATAGTAGCCATAAGGCCTATGAGAGATGGTGTAATATCAGATTATGATATTACTGAGAAAATGTTAAAATATTTTATTGGAAAAGCTTGTGGAAAGAAAAAAATATCTGCACCAAGGGTAGTAATATGTATTCCATCAGAAGCTACAGAAGTTGAAAAAAGAGCTGTTATGGATGCGGCTAGAAATGCTGGAGCTAAGAAGGTATTTTTAATAGAAGAACCTTTAGCAGCAGCTATTGGTGCAGATTTAGATATAACTAAGGCTAGCGGAAGTATGATTATAGATATTGGAGGAGGCACTACAGATATAGCGGTTATTTCTCTGGGAGGCATAGTAGTAAGATCATCTATAAAAGTAGCAGGGGACAAGTTCGATGATGCTATAATAAAATATATAAGAAAAAAACACAAGCTTATGATAGGAGAAAGGACAGCTGAAGACTTAAAGATAAAAATAGGTTCTGCTTTCTCAAAAGGTCAGAATACATCAATGGATATAAGGGGAAGAGATTTAGTTACAGGATTACCCAAAAATTTAAATGTAACCTCAGATGAAATGAGAGAAGCATTACAGGATACTGTAAATTCCATAGCAGAACTTACTCATTCGGTATTAGAAAAGACACCACCGGAATTATCAGCTGATATAGCAGATAAGGGTATAATAATGACAGGTGGAGGTGCACTGCTTACTGGTCTTAGTGATTTAATAGAAAATGTTAATAAAGTACCTGTACATATAGCAGAAAACCCGGTTTCTTGTGTTGCAGAGGGAACAGGAAAAATGCTAGAGTATTTAGATAAGATGGGAATATCAGAATCCGGTGATGGATTAAATTTAGTATAA
- the yyaC gene encoding spore protease YyaC — protein MNIEKTHYMESLSYYKIANSLKNYLNKDTIIICIGTDRCIGDCLGPLVGTILKYKNIPLKLYGTLDEPIHALNIEKTIKNIKNSYPNSSIIGIDACLGDKNNIGQIQVRNFPIQPGKGVGKTLPKVGDCSIVGIVDSNENCDIFTSANTRLSLILNIAKVIAHSILHCCYILDI, from the coding sequence TTGAATATAGAAAAAACTCATTATATGGAATCATTATCTTATTATAAAATAGCAAATTCTCTTAAAAATTATTTAAATAAAGATACGATAATAATATGCATAGGTACAGATAGATGTATAGGGGATTGCCTTGGACCTTTAGTTGGAACCATATTAAAATATAAGAATATACCTTTAAAATTATATGGAACTTTAGATGAACCTATACACGCTTTAAATATAGAGAAAACTATAAAAAATATTAAAAACTCCTACCCTAATAGTTCCATAATAGGTATAGATGCTTGCCTTGGTGACAAAAATAATATAGGTCAAATCCAAGTAAGAAATTTTCCCATACAACCTGGAAAAGGTGTTGGTAAAACACTTCCTAAAGTAGGAGATTGTTCAATTGTTGGTATTGTAGATTCAAATGAAAACTGTGATATATTTACTTCTGCTAACACTAGATTAAGCTTAATATTAAATATAGCTAAAGTTATTGCTCATTCAATTTTACACTGTTGTTATATATTAGATATTTAA
- a CDS encoding tRNA 2-thiocytidine(32) synthetase TtcA: MQKLLGKLRRAIGDFNLIQNSDKIAVGLSGGKDSITLLHLLKRYQSFSPEKFDLIAITLDTMTGADFSPIESVCSDINVPLYIYKTPIKEIVFDVRKEKNPCSLCANLRRGALNNYSKKLGCNKIALGHHKNDAIETLLMSMLYEGRVSCFSPKTYLNKADITIIRPMIYIDELAIKSVVKRYNLPIIKNPCPANGNTKRQYMKELTYTLEKDIPKVKDRLLGCLTNTKQINLWDKEKIK, encoded by the coding sequence ATGCAAAAATTATTAGGAAAGCTTAGAAGAGCAATAGGGGATTTTAATTTAATACAAAATAGCGATAAAATAGCTGTTGGTTTATCCGGAGGAAAGGATAGCATAACTTTACTTCATCTACTAAAAAGATATCAAAGCTTTTCTCCTGAAAAGTTTGATTTAATAGCTATAACATTAGATACAATGACAGGAGCAGATTTTTCTCCTATTGAAAGTGTATGCTCTGATATAAATGTTCCATTATACATATACAAAACTCCAATAAAAGAAATAGTTTTCGATGTGAGAAAAGAAAAAAATCCTTGCTCTTTGTGTGCTAATTTAAGAAGAGGGGCTTTAAATAATTATTCTAAAAAACTAGGATGTAACAAAATAGCCTTGGGTCATCATAAAAATGATGCTATAGAAACTTTATTAATGTCTATGCTATACGAAGGAAGAGTAAGTTGCTTTTCCCCAAAAACTTATTTAAATAAAGCTGATATAACAATAATTAGGCCTATGATATATATAGATGAACTAGCCATTAAAAGTGTTGTTAAAAGATATAATTTACCTATAATTAAAAATCCTTGTCCTGCTAATGGTAATACTAAAAGACAATATATGAAAGAACTTACCTATACTTTAGAAAAAGATATTCCTAAAGTTAAAGACAGACTACTTGGATGCTTAACTAATACCAAGCAAATAAACCTATGGGACAAAGAAAAAATCAAATAA
- the metK gene encoding methionine adenosyltransferase, translating to MRKLFTSESVTEGHPDKICDQISDAVLDAILDKDPNGRVACETAVTTGMVMVMGEISTKCYVDIPKLVREAIREIGYDRAKYGFDCETCSVITSIDEQSVDIAMGVDEALESKKGEMDKLDAVGAGDQGMMFGFATNETKEYMPMPIEMAHKLSRRLSEVRKSGTLPYLRPDGKTQVTVEYEDGKPVRIDAIVISTQHGPEVSLEQIEKDIKEHVIRVIVPSELLDENTKYFINPTGRFVIGGPQGDSGLTGRKIIVDTYGGYGRHGGGAFSGKDPTKVDRSAAYAARWVAKNLVAAGVADKLEIQLAYAIGVAKPVSISVDTFGTGKMADEEIVSIVNKVFDLRPGAIIRDLDLRRPIYKQVAAYGHFGRTDIDVPWERLDKVEEIKKHI from the coding sequence GTGAGAAAGTTATTTACATCTGAATCAGTAACGGAAGGACATCCAGATAAAATATGCGACCAAATTTCAGATGCAGTTTTAGATGCTATATTAGATAAAGATCCGAATGGAAGAGTTGCTTGCGAAACAGCAGTTACAACAGGAATGGTAATGGTAATGGGAGAGATATCAACAAAATGTTATGTTGATATACCAAAGTTAGTTAGAGAAGCAATAAGAGAAATAGGATATGATAGAGCTAAATATGGATTTGATTGTGAGACTTGTTCTGTAATAACATCAATAGATGAACAATCAGTAGATATAGCCATGGGGGTTGATGAAGCTTTAGAATCTAAAAAGGGTGAAATGGATAAATTAGATGCTGTAGGTGCTGGAGATCAAGGCATGATGTTTGGTTTTGCTACAAATGAAACTAAAGAATATATGCCAATGCCTATAGAGATGGCTCACAAATTATCAAGAAGATTATCAGAAGTAAGAAAAAGTGGTACATTACCATATTTGAGACCAGACGGTAAAACTCAAGTGACTGTAGAATATGAAGATGGTAAACCTGTAAGAATAGATGCTATAGTTATTTCAACTCAACATGGTCCAGAAGTTTCTTTAGAACAAATAGAAAAAGATATTAAAGAACATGTAATAAGAGTTATAGTACCATCAGAATTATTAGATGAAAATACTAAATATTTTATAAACCCAACAGGAAGATTTGTAATTGGTGGACCTCAAGGAGACTCAGGATTAACAGGAAGAAAAATAATAGTTGATACTTATGGTGGATATGGAAGACACGGTGGTGGAGCTTTTTCAGGTAAGGATCCAACAAAGGTTGATAGATCTGCTGCATATGCGGCAAGATGGGTAGCTAAAAATTTAGTTGCAGCAGGGGTTGCTGATAAGTTAGAAATTCAGCTAGCTTATGCTATAGGGGTAGCTAAACCAGTATCTATTTCAGTTGATACATTTGGGACAGGTAAAATGGCTGATGAAGAAATAGTTTCAATAGTAAATAAAGTATTTGATTTAAGACCTGGAGCTATAATAAGAGATTTAGACTTAAGAAGACCTATATATAAACAAGTTGCTGCTTATGGACATTTTGGAAGAACAGACATAGATGTACCATGGGAAAGATTAGATAAAGTAGAGGAAATAAAAAAACATATATAA
- a CDS encoding ATP-dependent RecD-like DNA helicase, with the protein MQEIQGFIEDILFKNDENGYVVAKIREENEIITIVGCMPYITEGQNLKLKGKWVIHPQFGNQFKVEICEELVPDTIAGIERYLSSGIISGIGPVTAKKIVKKFGEETLNILDNNIERLTEIEGIGKKKIEIIYDSYIKQNEVRNIMMFFQNYGVTPNQCMKVYKRFGENSIAIVKENPYILTEEISGIGFKTADKIARSLGIAGNSPFRIQSGINYIINGFCSLGNTYMPLDKLISEAMNILGVKEEEIHENIYNNMAENKLKIEKVKEQGCVFTLPYYYCELGVTKKILSLSLSQYDNLNINIEDEILNFEKSNNIKFHDSQREAIKGALENGVEIITGGPGTGKTTIINCITEIFEKANMRVFMAAPTGRAAKRMSETTGREAKTIHRLLEMGVSGDDTEEVFSKGEETPLECDVVIIDEASMIDIILMNTLLKAVALGTRIIIVGDVDQLPSVGPGNVLRDLIESKCVKVVRLKEIFRQSKESMIIVNAHRINDGEMPLINKKDKDFYFIECSEPKKIVNTLLELSNKRLPKFNKSWHKIHDIQILSPMRKGILGVSNLNKELQSVLNPKNDLKKEMEFKDYIFRVGDKVMQTKNNYSLKWTRTSGEGEAEGLGIFNGDVGYIEDIDEEKETVQVLFDNERRVIYENLYLDEIDLAYAVTIHKSQGSEFPVVIMPAFKGPPLLMNRNLLYTGITRAKKLVVLVGSLKAINFMVQNDKIFKRYSLLKWRISNVLDTEIIDEK; encoded by the coding sequence ATGCAGGAAATACAGGGATTTATAGAGGATATACTTTTTAAAAATGATGAGAATGGATATGTAGTGGCAAAAATAAGAGAGGAAAACGAGATTATAACCATAGTAGGATGTATGCCTTATATAACAGAAGGACAAAATTTAAAATTGAAAGGTAAATGGGTTATTCATCCACAATTTGGAAATCAATTCAAAGTAGAAATATGTGAAGAGTTAGTGCCTGATACCATAGCTGGTATAGAAAGATATTTATCCTCAGGAATTATATCAGGTATAGGTCCAGTAACTGCAAAAAAAATTGTAAAAAAATTTGGAGAAGAAACATTAAATATATTAGACAATAATATAGAAAGATTGACAGAAATAGAGGGGATAGGAAAGAAAAAAATAGAAATAATATATGATTCCTATATAAAACAAAATGAAGTACGAAACATAATGATGTTTTTTCAAAATTATGGAGTTACACCTAATCAATGCATGAAAGTTTATAAAAGATTTGGAGAAAATTCTATAGCAATTGTTAAAGAAAACCCATATATACTTACAGAAGAAATAAGCGGGATAGGTTTTAAAACTGCAGATAAAATAGCTAGAAGCTTAGGAATAGCAGGTAATTCACCCTTTAGAATTCAAAGTGGAATAAACTATATAATAAATGGATTTTGTAGTTTAGGAAATACTTACATGCCTTTAGATAAGCTTATAAGTGAGGCTATGAACATATTAGGTGTAAAAGAAGAAGAAATACATGAAAATATATATAATAATATGGCGGAAAATAAATTAAAGATAGAAAAAGTAAAAGAGCAAGGTTGCGTTTTTACTCTACCTTATTATTATTGCGAGTTGGGAGTTACAAAAAAAATACTTAGTTTATCTTTGTCACAATATGATAATTTAAATATAAATATAGAAGATGAAATATTAAATTTTGAAAAAAGCAATAATATAAAATTTCATGATTCTCAAAGGGAAGCTATAAAAGGAGCCTTAGAAAATGGTGTGGAAATAATAACAGGAGGCCCAGGTACAGGAAAAACAACTATTATTAATTGTATAACAGAGATATTTGAAAAAGCTAACATGAGAGTTTTTATGGCAGCACCTACAGGAAGAGCAGCTAAAAGAATGTCTGAAACTACGGGCAGAGAAGCTAAAACAATACATAGATTATTAGAAATGGGTGTATCAGGGGATGACACAGAAGAAGTTTTTTCTAAAGGCGAAGAAACTCCTTTAGAATGTGATGTAGTGATAATAGATGAAGCTTCCATGATAGATATAATATTAATGAATACACTTTTAAAAGCTGTAGCATTAGGTACAAGAATAATAATAGTTGGGGATGTAGATCAACTTCCATCAGTAGGTCCTGGAAATGTATTAAGAGATTTAATAGAAAGTAAGTGCGTAAAGGTAGTAAGATTAAAAGAGATATTTAGACAATCTAAAGAGAGCATGATTATAGTAAATGCTCATAGAATAAATGATGGGGAAATGCCCCTTATAAATAAAAAGGATAAAGATTTTTATTTTATAGAATGTAGTGAACCTAAAAAAATAGTTAATACATTATTAGAACTTTCAAATAAAAGATTACCTAAATTTAATAAAAGTTGGCATAAAATTCATGATATACAAATACTATCTCCAATGAGAAAGGGAATTTTAGGTGTTTCTAATTTAAATAAGGAATTGCAATCTGTTTTAAACCCTAAGAATGATTTGAAAAAAGAAATGGAATTTAAGGACTATATATTTAGAGTAGGAGATAAAGTTATGCAAACAAAAAATAACTACTCTTTAAAGTGGACTAGAACAAGTGGTGAGGGTGAAGCAGAAGGGTTAGGAATATTTAATGGAGATGTAGGGTATATAGAAGATATAGATGAAGAAAAAGAAACGGTTCAAGTTTTGTTTGATAATGAAAGAAGAGTAATATATGAAAATTTATATTTAGATGAAATAGATTTAGCTTATGCTGTAACTATTCATAAAAGTCAAGGCAGTGAATTTCCAGTAGTAATTATGCCAGCCTTTAAAGGACCACCACTTTTAATGAATAGAAATTTATTGTATACAGGAATAACAAGAGCCAAAAAGCTTGTTGTTTTGGTAGGATCTCTAAAAGCTATTAATTTTATGGTACAAAATGATAAAATTTTTAAAAGATATTCTCTTTTAAAGTGGCGTATAAGTAATGTTTTAGACACTGAAATTATAGATGAAAAATAA
- a CDS encoding ComF family protein: MGTRIFNYIKYIMECIGEVIYPYENKCVICEKYIEEDLICKECLNAIKHCSDVKIIESGQKCFSAFPTCYYSGIMMELILNLKYKGDFKSGEVIANLMCRKAKEININTDIITFVPSSKKSYKKRGYNQSEYLARIISKSINIPIVYCLKKNINTKDQIGLNGIERWLNVKDSFRVYNEKCVENKRILLIDDVLTTGATSFYCANELKKSGAKEIFILTAAKSDV, encoded by the coding sequence ATGGGAACTAGGATTTTTAACTATATAAAATATATTATGGAATGTATAGGAGAAGTAATATACCCCTATGAAAATAAATGTGTAATATGTGAAAAATATATAGAAGAAGATTTAATATGTAAAGAATGCCTTAACGCTATAAAGCATTGTAGTGACGTTAAAATTATTGAAAGTGGGCAAAAATGTTTTTCAGCATTCCCTACTTGTTATTATTCAGGTATAATGATGGAGCTTATATTAAATTTAAAATATAAAGGTGATTTTAAAAGTGGAGAAGTAATAGCTAATTTAATGTGTAGAAAAGCAAAAGAAATTAATATAAACACAGATATTATAACTTTTGTTCCATCCAGTAAAAAATCTTACAAAAAAAGAGGATATAATCAAAGTGAGTACTTAGCCAGGATTATAAGTAAAAGCATTAATATACCAATAGTCTATTGTTTAAAAAAGAACATAAATACAAAAGATCAAATAGGATTAAATGGAATTGAAAGATGGCTAAATGTTAAGGATAGTTTTAGGGTTTATAATGAAAAATGTGTAGAAAATAAAAGAATACTTTTAATTGATGATGTTTTAACCACAGGAGCTACCTCCTTTTATTGTGCTAACGAGTTAAAAAAGAGTGGAGCAAAAGAAATTTTTATATTGACTGCAGCAAAAAGTGATGTATAA
- the hpf gene encoding ribosome hibernation-promoting factor, HPF/YfiA family: protein MKITVIGKNIDITNALKETVEKKLSKLERFFNPDVVVTATLSVHKNKQTIEVTIPFHGVILRGEETTEDMYASIDMVIDKLERQIRKQKTKLQRKIHDGSLRFQYIPDYESGENKETQIVKTKKFAMKPMSSEEAVLQMELLGHNFFVYQNADTEEVNVIYRRKDGNYGLIEPEF from the coding sequence ATGAAAATAACAGTAATAGGCAAAAATATCGATATAACAAATGCTTTAAAGGAGACAGTTGAAAAGAAGCTGTCAAAGCTTGAAAGATTTTTCAACCCTGATGTAGTGGTAACAGCTACATTGAGTGTACACAAAAATAAGCAAACTATAGAAGTTACAATACCATTTCATGGAGTTATATTAAGAGGAGAAGAAACAACAGAGGATATGTATGCATCTATAGACATGGTAATTGATAAATTGGAAAGACAAATAAGAAAACAAAAAACTAAACTTCAACGCAAAATTCATGATGGTTCATTAAGATTTCAATATATACCAGATTATGAAAGTGGAGAAAATAAAGAGACTCAAATAGTAAAGACTAAAAAATTTGCCATGAAACCAATGTCTTCAGAAGAAGCGGTTTTACAAATGGAGCTTTTAGGACATAATTTCTTTGTATATCAAAATGCTGATACAGAGGAAGTAAATGTTATATATAGAAGAAAAGATGGTAATTATGGTTTAATAGAACCTGAATTTTAA
- the secA gene encoding preprotein translocase subunit SecA yields the protein MGILNKIFGTYSERELRRVNPIVNKIEALDEKMKSLKDEEFKLKTEEFKNRLEKGEKLDDILPEAFALVREAAHRTIGLKHYREQLIGGVVLHQGRIGEMKTGEGKTLVATLPAYINALTGKGVHIVTVNDYLAKRDRDLMAPVYEFLGLKVGVILHNLNNEERQEAYAADITYGTNSEFGFDYLRDNMVVYKEERVQRKLNFAIVDEVDSILIDEARTPLIISGQGEKSTEFYKVADYFAKSLISEKDFTIDEKANSAMLTDDGVNKAENFFKVDNYADAENMEIQHHVVQALKANYVMKKDKDYMIKDGEILIVDEFTGRAMEGRRYSDGLHQAIEAKEGVRVERESKTLATITYQNYFRMYNKLSGMTGTAQTEENEFREIYGLDVIVIPTHEPIARIDNADVVYKTEKGKFKAIVDEIVERHEKGQPMLVGTVSIEKSEMLSSMLKKKGVPHQVLNAKYHEKEADIISHAGEYGMVTIATNMAGRGTDIKLTKEAEEAGGLMIIGTERHESRRIDNQLRGRSGRQGDPGESRFFVSLEDDLMRIFGSERMQGIVDKLGLGEDEAIESKMVSSAIESAQKKVEGNNFDIRKTLLQYDDVINKQREIIYKQRSEVLEGEDLKNQITDMMKDVVYTAVNSHISGVEEEFETELQNLINYLEDICLPKGVVNVKEISNLSDEEIKEKLLETVENIYSHKEKEIGEEQIREIERVILLRVVDTKWMDHIDDMDHLKQGIGLRAYRQQDPVQAYQFEGSEMFEEMIYNIKVDTVRYLFHVEIEKAPEREKVAKETSTNYDEDSVKKQPIKKENRIGRNDLCPCGSGKKYKNCCGRMA from the coding sequence ATGGGAATTTTAAATAAAATATTTGGTACGTATAGTGAAAGAGAACTTAGAAGAGTTAATCCTATAGTAAATAAAATAGAAGCTTTAGATGAAAAGATGAAATCCTTAAAAGATGAAGAATTCAAGTTAAAAACTGAGGAATTTAAAAATAGACTAGAAAAAGGGGAAAAACTAGATGATATTTTACCAGAAGCCTTTGCATTAGTTAGAGAGGCAGCACATAGAACTATAGGGCTTAAGCATTATAGAGAACAACTAATTGGTGGTGTAGTATTACATCAAGGTAGAATTGGAGAAATGAAAACTGGTGAAGGTAAAACTTTAGTTGCTACATTACCAGCATATATAAATGCATTAACAGGAAAAGGGGTACATATAGTTACAGTTAATGATTATTTGGCAAAAAGAGATAGAGATTTAATGGCTCCAGTATATGAGTTTTTAGGTCTAAAAGTAGGAGTTATTTTACATAACTTAAATAATGAAGAAAGACAAGAAGCTTATGCTGCAGATATAACTTATGGAACAAATAGTGAATTTGGATTTGATTATTTAAGAGATAACATGGTAGTTTATAAAGAAGAAAGAGTCCAAAGAAAATTAAACTTTGCAATTGTGGATGAAGTGGACTCTATTTTAATAGATGAAGCTAGAACTCCACTAATAATATCAGGTCAAGGGGAAAAGTCTACAGAATTTTATAAAGTTGCAGATTATTTTGCTAAATCTTTAATATCTGAAAAAGATTTTACAATAGATGAAAAAGCTAATTCAGCTATGCTTACAGATGATGGTGTTAATAAAGCAGAAAATTTCTTTAAAGTAGATAACTATGCTGATGCAGAAAATATGGAAATACAACACCATGTAGTTCAAGCATTAAAAGCTAATTATGTAATGAAAAAAGATAAAGATTATATGATTAAAGATGGAGAGATTTTAATAGTTGATGAGTTTACAGGAAGAGCTATGGAAGGAAGAAGATATAGTGATGGTCTTCACCAAGCTATAGAAGCTAAAGAGGGTGTTAGAGTAGAAAGAGAATCTAAAACTTTAGCTACAATAACTTATCAAAACTATTTTAGAATGTATAATAAATTATCTGGTATGACAGGAACTGCTCAGACAGAAGAAAATGAGTTTAGAGAGATTTATGGATTAGATGTAATTGTAATACCTACACATGAACCTATAGCAAGAATAGATAATGCGGATGTAGTATATAAAACAGAAAAGGGTAAATTTAAAGCTATAGTTGATGAAATAGTAGAGAGACATGAAAAAGGTCAGCCAATGCTAGTAGGTACAGTAAGCATAGAAAAATCAGAAATGTTATCTTCTATGTTAAAGAAAAAAGGTGTGCCTCACCAAGTGTTAAATGCTAAATACCATGAAAAAGAAGCGGATATAATTTCTCATGCAGGGGAATATGGTATGGTTACAATAGCCACTAATATGGCAGGTCGTGGTACAGATATAAAACTTACTAAAGAAGCTGAAGAAGCAGGCGGACTTATGATTATAGGTACAGAAAGACATGAGTCTAGAAGAATAGACAATCAATTAAGAGGACGTTCTGGTCGTCAAGGGGATCCTGGTGAATCAAGATTTTTTGTATCTTTAGAAGATGATTTAATGAGAATATTTGGATCAGAAAGAATGCAAGGAATAGTTGATAAATTGGGACTTGGTGAAGATGAAGCTATAGAAAGTAAAATGGTAAGTTCAGCTATAGAAAGTGCTCAAAAGAAGGTAGAAGGAAATAACTTTGATATAAGAAAAACTTTATTACAATATGATGATGTAATAAATAAACAAAGAGAAATAATATACAAACAAAGAAGTGAAGTTTTAGAAGGAGAAGATTTAAAAAATCAAATAACAGATATGATGAAAGATGTAGTTTATACTGCAGTAAATTCTCATATTTCAGGAGTAGAAGAAGAATTTGAAACAGAACTTCAAAATCTTATTAACTATTTAGAAGATATATGCTTACCAAAGGGTGTAGTAAATGTAAAAGAAATAAGTAATTTATCAGATGAAGAAATAAAAGAAAAATTACTAGAAACAGTAGAAAATATATATAGTCATAAAGAAAAGGAAATTGGAGAAGAACAAATAAGAGAAATAGAAAGAGTAATATTACTTAGAGTAGTAGATACTAAATGGATGGATCATATAGATGATATGGACCACTTAAAACAAGGTATAGGACTAAGAGCATATAGACAACAAGATCCAGTTCAAGCATATCAATTTGAAGGTAGTGAAATGTTTGAGGAAATGATCTATAACATTAAAGTAGATACAGTAAGATACTTATTCCATGTGGAAATAGAAAAAGCCCCTGAAAGAGAGAAAGTAGCAAAAGAAACATCAACTAATTATGATGAGGATTCAGTAAAAAAACAACCTATAAAAAAGGAAAATAGAATAGGTAGAAATGATCTATGTCCTTGTGGAAGTGGTAAAAAATATAAAAATTGTTGTGGTAGAATGGCATAA